CACTCCTTCTGCTTATAGAAGTCAGGCAAATGGGATCATCAATTTCATGGGAGGATTTGGGGCACTTTTGGCTTATTTTGCAGGTAAACCACTTTATGACGCACATTATTCATATCCATTCTTTGCCGGTGCTCTGTTGATGATTTTTGCAAACGTTCTTGTGATTGTATTCATAAGAGAGCCAAAAGAGTATACAATAACTCAAGATAAAGTGAGTGTTATCGAGACTGTGAAAAAAGGTAACAAAGAACTTCTGGACAATTTAAAGGACGTGTTTCACTCAAAAGAAAGAAGTCTATTGTTTATCTTGCTGTCTATACTGTTTTGGTTTATAGGATTTAATGCCTTAGAAACTTTTTTCACAAGTTATGCTAAGTTCTATCTGAATATATCTGAAAGTACAGGAGCACTTGTCCTTGGTGTTTTTTCCTTGACTTTCATGCTATTTTCGATACCAGCGGGTTTGATTGGTTCAAGGATTGGGAGAAAGAAGACCATAAGTATTGGGCTTCTCATATTGATGCTATGCCTTTTAATAGTGGTTATTATATCCGCTTTTTCACAGAACAAATCCATTCTACTTTCAATGTTTTTCATGTTGTTCGCAATAAGTGGTATGGGTTGGGCATTGGTGAATGTCAATTCACTTCCAATGGTAGTGGACATGACCAAATCAGAAAAGGTCGGTGGATATACAGGTCTGTATTATTTCTTCTCCATGGCTGCGAATATTTTTGCACCACCTTTGGCAGGTGTTTTCATCGACACATTGGGTTATCAATCTTTGATGGTCTTTTCAATAATTTTTGTCACTTTGTCGTTCGTAACAATGAGATTTGTGAGAAGAGGTGAGGTCGAACAACATTGAATGTGCATCTATCTGCGTGATCCTAAAAATTAAAGTCATTGTGAATAGACAAAAAAACTGTCTTTGTGTGCAATTATCTGTACTTGTTGATTTATGTCAAACGTTTCTTCACTGTTTATGAAAAGCATATCTTCTATACCTTCTATTTTAATTTCATAACGATGCTTAGAACCAAGGTACAGTTTTCCCACTATTGTGCCTTCGAACCTAAGATCACCTTCACCTACAGTAACGTTTTGCTGAATTGGCAAGACTTTAGCTTCTTCAGCCCTTATAACTATGTGTATTTCTCCTTGGTCAATTTGAAATTCAAAATTACCGATCTTTGTTGTTCCTTTAGCCAAAGGTGTTATTCTTAAAATGCTGTTTACACCTACAAAGTCGGCAACAAATAGATTAACAGGGCTTTTGTACACCTGCTGAGGTGTTCCAATCTGAAGCACTTTTCCATTGTGCATTATGACTATTCTGTCAGCTATGCTGAGAGCCTCTTCTTGATCATGGGTCACATACAACGTAGGTATCTTCAACTTCTTTTGCAGGGCTTTCAACTCGAATCTTATTCTCATTCTGATCTTGGCATCAAGGTTTGACAGAGGCTCATCCAATAACAATACATCTGGTTCCACTACGATCGCTCTTGCCAATGCAACACGTTGTTGTTGACCTCCGGAGAGTTGATTTGGTTTTCTCTGAGCTAAGGGGGCTATATCCAAAAAGTTTAGTGCCCATTCTACTCTCTCTTGGATCGTTTTTTTATCGTACTTTCGTATCTTCAAACCATATGCGACATTCTCAAAGACTGTCATGTGCGGCCATAGAGCGTAATTTTGGAAAAACATGGCTACATTTCTCTTCTCTGGTGGAAGGTTTGTAATGTCTTTCGATTTTACAAGTATCTTTCCAGAATCCAATTGCACAAAACCGGCTATGGATCTTAAAAGAGTGGTTTTTCCAGAACCACTTGGTCCTATGACTGCAAGCAGTTCTGCATCTTCTATTTCTATACTCACATCGTCAAGAGCTTTGACTTGACCATAGGATTTGCACAAATTCTGTGCCTGCAAGATAGTCATGCATTCAACCTCCCAAACCAGCTATATACTCGGCTTTCAAAAATCTCTCGATGAGTATCATGAAGATCAACGAGGGTATCACCAGTATTATCGCAATCACGCTTGCTATTTGAAGGTTATATCCCATACTTGATGTGTACATCAAAACAGGAGCTGTTTGAATAAACGGCGCACCTATGAAAAAGGCTGCTGTGAATTCCCCCATCGACCAAAGAAAGACATAGATTGCTCCGGCGATGATGCCTGGAATTGCCAATGGGAAAGTTATGGTCCGGAAAACCTTGAATCTGCTCGCTCCGAGATTCTGTGCGGCCTGCTCAAATTCAACGGGTATAGATTTAAAGGTAGCAGTTATAATCCAAAGCGAGAAAACCAATGAAGCCATGGTGTGTGCAAGTATGATTCCCCAAATATTACCCCTGAGCCCTAAGCGTCCAAAGATACTGGCAAGGTTTATGAAAACAGGTAGCTGTGGAAAGGCTTGTGGCATCAAAAAAAGCAGAAGAAGAATCCTCTCAAATGGCAATCTGTATCTTGCAAAACCATATGCCGCTGGGATTGCGAGCAGGATAGAGAAAGCGACTGTTAACAAAGCAACAACTACACTTAAGACCAATGAATTTAAAACTCTTCCTTGTCTGAAGACCTCAGACCAGTACCTTAAAGTGAATTCCTGAGGCAATGGACTTGGCCAATACCAGATCTTAGCAAAACTCCAAATGACAATTCCAATTATGGGGCCTATCATAATCAATAGCATGAATATGATAAAAACTATCCTTGCTGTTAATCGCCAGATGGAGAATCTCACCCTTTTATACCCCCTCGTTCCGCAGCCATAAACCTCAGATAATAAATTGCAAGGACGATAACAATTAAATACGAAATCACACCCAAGGCATTTGCAACTCCCCAATCATTGAAAAAGTTGATTCTGAACATCATATCAACGGTTATCATATTTGGAGTATTTGGGCCAATCATAACTGGTATAGTTAAACTACTTATCGTTCTCACAAATGTGAGTATAGCTGCAACCATTATCGAAGGTTTGCACATAGGAATAATCACAGTGAAAACGATTCTTGTTTTAGAAGCACCAAGATTTCTGGCAGCATCAATGTAGGAACTATCAAGAGCTCTAAAGGCTCCAAGGATTATTAAGGCAGCGTATGGAGTCATAACCCACACAAAAGTCCACAACAATCCTATCCAATTTCTCGAGAAACCTGGCAATTCCTCAATTCTGAGAATTCTTGTGAGAAGACTATTCAGTGTACCATGTGGTGCGAGAAAAATTCTCATGGCATGACCAACTATCAAAAATGGAATGAACAGTGGCAGACGGTACATCACATCTAAAAATCTCCATTCCTTGAATCTCAGATAACTCGCCAAAAGAACGCTCAAAATCAATACAACCAAAACTGTACCAACTGTCATAACAACTGAATAAAGAATATCTCGTGAATATATTTCAAAAACTTTCCCATAATTAGCCCAACTCAAATGACCATCTTTAATAAAACTGATCCAAACAGCACGAATCAAAGGATAGATATACAGAAATATCAGAACTAAAAAGGCAGGTAAGATCAGTAAGAAACCTATTAGGCGATTCCTAAGTTCTATTTTCATAGATCTCACCCACAAAAAGCAGAGCCTGCCGGCTCTGCCTGTTATTTTTCAACCCATTTTTCGTATGCTTCTTGCATATCTTGTTTGTATGGAAGTAATGGCATTGGCTTTCCATATTTGAGTAGCTCTGCTTGTTTAACATCTTTGTAGATTCTGTCAAGAACTTCTTTTGTCAAATAAGGTGTCATAAAATCATCGCCAATTGCAGGGTACCAATTGAATCTTTCAACAATATACTTTGCTTGCATTTTTGGTGAAGAAACAAATTCGATGAGTTTCAATGCGTAATCAGCATTTGCGGCTTTTGTTGGTATAGCAAAGTGCATGGGTTGACCTGGCATACCAGGATCCAGCAATATAATCCTGATATTTGGGTCCATTCTGCCTTCGCGCATCCAAGTATAGAACATGTCAACCCAGACAGGACCCATCCAGATCTCACCACGATTGAGTGCATCTAATGTACCCGCATTTCCTGCAGTCATAGTGACGTATTTGTTAAACTCTTTTAATTCTGCATATATCTGTGGCCAGTCTTCTTCATATTTTTTATCGTATGGACCGTTGATCAGGATATCTGTATTTTTGGATTTCCAGTATACCCAACCAAACACGAATGCAACACCTGACATGCCACCTTTGATACCGTTGTATCCAAATTTACCAGGATTCTTCTTGACCCATTCAACGAGTTCAGCATAAGACTTTGGCGGATCTTTGACAAACTTTGGGTTATAAGCGAGTGCAGTTTGGCTGTGAAACATTGGCATTACATAACCATCCACATTAACTCCAAGAGCCATTTCATCGGTATTTCTTATAGCAAGCCTTTTCGCGGTGAGAAAATCAGTGTACTGTCTTATCAAACCTCGTTCAATAGCCCATACAGCACCTGTTTCATGAATCACAACAACGTCTACTGCCCATTTTTCTTTGCCAGAATCTTTTTCAAGCTGCAGTTGCTGAATGATTTGTTGAGATCCGGCATCACCTGGACCAGTACCTACAACCTTGATTTTCACATTTGGATAAAGCTTTTCAAATTCAGGTGCAATCTCGTATTGGAAGAAATCGACCATGTTCTGATCTCCAGCAACCATCATTGTGAGAGTAACCTTAACGGGAATATCTGATTGCGCAAAGACAAAAATGGATACCAGAACAGTTGTTAAAATTACAAAGAACCTTTTCATGAAACCACCTCCTCCAAGGATGGGTATAACGGGTGAATATTAACCCCCCTCAAGATTTTCTAAATATTTTTTCACAGTTCTATAGGCAATCTTTGCAGCTTCCTCAGTGCCATTTGGTAAGGGTAGACATTCTACAGAAATATATCCTTTGTAGTTTATTTCGTGCAGAGCTTTGAAGGTTGATTCAAAGTCATAATGCCCAGTTCCTGGTGCCCATCTGTTGCTATCTGCAACGTGAAAATGATAAAGTTTATCTGCTATGGAATGGATACTTTCCTCTATCTTTGCCTCTTCTATGTTCATGTGAAAAGTATCTGCAAGTATGCCTACGTTTGTTCTGCCAATCATCTGAACAACTTCATATGTTTCATGGAGCGTATTGAGAAAATCTATTTCATACCTGTTCAAGGGTTCTATCACAAGGACTACTTTCTTTGGAAATGCATAGTCGGCAAGAAATCTCATTTGTTCAACGAATATTTTTGTCACTTCCTGAACAGATCTCTGTTTTTTGTTACCTCTTATAAAGCCTATGATCACCTTACATGAAAAATGTGAAGCAAAATCTATATGATTTTTTAATCTCTCTACGGTGTTCTTTCGAAGATTTTCATCAGGATCGATCAAATTCAAAGCCTCCGCCAAAAATGCTTGCCCTGTTCCCACCGCGGCAACGTCTATTCCAAGTTTTTTAGTAACTTTTACTATTTCATTCGCATCTACCTTTTTGGGATCTCTGATAGCGATTTCAACTGCATCATAGCCAATCTTCTTTGCCATCTCTAATCCTTTCACAAGATCTCCTTTGAAAGCGAGAGAATTAAATGCGGCATCAGAAGTACTTATTACAAGAGCTATTTTCAAGTAATTCACCCCCGTTGTAGCAATTCATAAACCTTTTCTAAGGCTTCTTTTCCCATTTTATCTATGTACAACTTTGCAGTTTTCTTGAGTTCATCCTTTGCATTGCCCACGGCTAT
The DNA window shown above is from Thermotoga profunda AZM34c06 and carries:
- a CDS encoding SLC45 family MFS transporter — encoded protein: MTKFSYKNVFLLGFGFFGISVLWPLYNAYVPIFLKDFALSSFVIGIVMTIDNLFAIFMLPYIGTLSDQTRTRFGRRKPYILFGAPLGALFFCLIPLMRDTKSLFLMMTVIVIMNFSMALFRSPVIALMPDITPSAYRSQANGIINFMGGFGALLAYFAGKPLYDAHYSYPFFAGALLMIFANVLVIVFIREPKEYTITQDKVSVIETVKKGNKELLDNLKDVFHSKERSLLFILLSILFWFIGFNALETFFTSYAKFYLNISESTGALVLGVFSLTFMLFSIPAGLIGSRIGRKKTISIGLLILMLCLLIVVIISAFSQNKSILLSMFFMLFAISGMGWALVNVNSLPMVVDMTKSEKVGGYTGLYYFFSMAANIFAPPLAGVFIDTLGYQSLMVFSIIFVTLSFVTMRFVRRGEVEQH
- a CDS encoding ABC transporter ATP-binding protein; its protein translation is MTILQAQNLCKSYGQVKALDDVSIEIEDAELLAVIGPSGSGKTTLLRSIAGFVQLDSGKILVKSKDITNLPPEKRNVAMFFQNYALWPHMTVFENVAYGLKIRKYDKKTIQERVEWALNFLDIAPLAQRKPNQLSGGQQQRVALARAIVVEPDVLLLDEPLSNLDAKIRMRIRFELKALQKKLKIPTLYVTHDQEEALSIADRIVIMHNGKVLQIGTPQQVYKSPVNLFVADFVGVNSILRITPLAKGTTKIGNFEFQIDQGEIHIVIRAEEAKVLPIQQNVTVGEGDLRFEGTIVGKLYLGSKHRYEIKIEGIEDMLFINSEETFDINQQVQIIAHKDSFFVYSQ
- a CDS encoding ABC transporter permease, translated to MRFSIWRLTARIVFIIFMLLIMIGPIIGIVIWSFAKIWYWPSPLPQEFTLRYWSEVFRQGRVLNSLVLSVVVALLTVAFSILLAIPAAYGFARYRLPFERILLLLFLMPQAFPQLPVFINLASIFGRLGLRGNIWGIILAHTMASLVFSLWIITATFKSIPVEFEQAAQNLGASRFKVFRTITFPLAIPGIIAGAIYVFLWSMGEFTAAFFIGAPFIQTAPVLMYTSSMGYNLQIASVIAIILVIPSLIFMILIERFLKAEYIAGLGG
- a CDS encoding ABC transporter permease gives rise to the protein MKIELRNRLIGFLLILPAFLVLIFLYIYPLIRAVWISFIKDGHLSWANYGKVFEIYSRDILYSVVMTVGTVLVVLILSVLLASYLRFKEWRFLDVMYRLPLFIPFLIVGHAMRIFLAPHGTLNSLLTRILRIEELPGFSRNWIGLLWTFVWVMTPYAALIILGAFRALDSSYIDAARNLGASKTRIVFTVIIPMCKPSIMVAAILTFVRTISSLTIPVMIGPNTPNMITVDMMFRINFFNDWGVANALGVISYLIVIVLAIYYLRFMAAERGGIKG
- a CDS encoding extracellular solute-binding protein; translation: MKRFFVILTTVLVSIFVFAQSDIPVKVTLTMMVAGDQNMVDFFQYEIAPEFEKLYPNVKIKVVGTGPGDAGSQQIIQQLQLEKDSGKEKWAVDVVVIHETGAVWAIERGLIRQYTDFLTAKRLAIRNTDEMALGVNVDGYVMPMFHSQTALAYNPKFVKDPPKSYAELVEWVKKNPGKFGYNGIKGGMSGVAFVFGWVYWKSKNTDILINGPYDKKYEEDWPQIYAELKEFNKYVTMTAGNAGTLDALNRGEIWMGPVWVDMFYTWMREGRMDPNIRIILLDPGMPGQPMHFAIPTKAANADYALKLIEFVSSPKMQAKYIVERFNWYPAIGDDFMTPYLTKEVLDRIYKDVKQAELLKYGKPMPLLPYKQDMQEAYEKWVEK
- the iolO gene encoding 5-keto-L-gluconate epimerase, whose product is MKIALVISTSDAAFNSLAFKGDLVKGLEMAKKIGYDAVEIAIRDPKKVDANEIVKVTKKLGIDVAAVGTGQAFLAEALNLIDPDENLRKNTVERLKNHIDFASHFSCKVIIGFIRGNKKQRSVQEVTKIFVEQMRFLADYAFPKKVVLVIEPLNRYEIDFLNTLHETYEVVQMIGRTNVGILADTFHMNIEEAKIEESIHSIADKLYHFHVADSNRWAPGTGHYDFESTFKALHEINYKGYISVECLPLPNGTEEAAKIAYRTVKKYLENLEGG